Proteins encoded by one window of Pan troglodytes isolate AG18354 chromosome 16, NHGRI_mPanTro3-v2.0_pri, whole genome shotgun sequence:
- the LIPC gene encoding hepatic triacylglycerol lipase isoform X3 — protein sequence MDTSPLCFSILLVLCIFIQSSALGQSLKPEPFGRRAQAVETNKTLHEMKTRFLLFGETNQGCQIRINHPDTLQECGFNSSLPLVMIIHGWSVDGILENWIWQMVAALKSQPTQPVNVGLVDWITLAHDHYTIAVRNTRLVGKEVAALLRWLEESVQFSRSHVHLIGYSLGAHVSGFAGSSIGGTHKIGRITGLDAAGPLFEGSSPSNRLSPDDANFVDAIHTFTREHMGLSVGIKQPIGHYDFYPNGGSFQPGCHFLELYRHIAQHGFNAITQTIKCSHERSVHLFIDSLLHAGTQSMAYLCGDMNSFSQGLCLSCKKGRCNTLGYHVRQEPRSKSKRLFLVTRAQSPFKE from the exons AGCCATTTGGAAGAAGAGCTCAAGCTGTTGAAACAAACAAAACGCTGCATGAGATGAAGACCAGATTCCTGCTCTTTGGAGAAACCAATCAGGGCTGTCAGATTCGAATCAATCATCCGGACACGTTACAGGAGTGCGGCTTCAACTCCTCCCTGCCTCTGGTGATGATAATCCACGGGTGGTCG GTGGACGGCATACTAGAAAACTGGATCTGGCAGATGGTGGCCGCGCTGAAGTCTCAGCCGACCCAGCCAGTGAACGTGGGGCTGGTGGACTGGATCACCCTGGCCCACGACCACTACACCATCGCCGTCCGCAACACCCGCCTTGTGGGCAAGGAGGTCGCGGCTCTTCTCCGGTGGCTGGAG GAATCTGTTCAATTCTCTCGAAGCCATGTTCACCTAATTGGGTACAGCCTGGGTGCACACGTGTCAGGATTTGCCGGCAGTTCCATCGGTGGAACGCACAAGATTGGGAGAATCACAG GGCTGGATGCCGCGGGACCTTTGTTTGAGGGAAGTTCCCCCAGCAATCGTCTTTCTCCAGATGATGCCAATTTTGTGGATGCCATTCATACCTTTACCCGGGAGCACATGGGCCTGAGCGTGGGCATCAAACAGCCCATAGGACACTATGACTTCTATCCCAACGGGGGCTCCTTCCAGCCTGGCTGCCACTTCCTAGAGCTCTACAGACATATTGCCCAGCACGGCTTCAATG CCATCACCCAGACCATAAAATGCTCCCACGAGCGATCGGTGCACCTTTTCATCGACTCCTTGCTGCACGCCGGCACGCAGAGCATGGCCTACCTGTGTGGTGACATGAACAGCTTCAGCCAGGGCCTGTGCCTGAGCTGCAAGAAGGGCCGCTGCAACACGCTGGGCTACCACGTCCGCCAGGAGCCGCGGAGCAAGAGCAAGAGGCTCTTCCTCGTAACGCGAGCCCAGTCCCCCTTCAAAG